One part of the Pieris napi chromosome 4, ilPieNapi1.2, whole genome shotgun sequence genome encodes these proteins:
- the LOC125048536 gene encoding myosin heavy chain, muscle isoform X13, translating into MPKPIVQEGEDPDPTPYLFVSLEQKRIDQSKPYDGKKACWVPDEKEGFLQGEIKATKGDLVTVNLPGGETKDFKKDFVTQVNPPKYEKCEDMSNLTYLNDASVLYNLKQRYYHKLIYTYSGLFCVAINPYKRFPVYTTRCARLYRGKRRSEVPPHIFAISDGAYVNMLTNHENQSMLITGESGAGKTENTKKVIAYFATVGASQKKDEKQEKKGSLEDQVVQTNPVLEAFGNAKTVRNDNSSRFGKFIRIHFGPSGKLAGADIETYLLEKARVISQQALERSYHIFYQMMSGSVNGLKAMCLLSDNVNDYHIIAQGKTTIPNVDDGEECLLTDQAFDILGFTQEEKDNVYKITAAVMHMGGMKFKQRGREEQAEADGTEDGEKVAKLFGVDCPDLYKNLLKPRIKVGNEFVTQGRNKDQVTNSIGALCKGVFDRLFKWLVKKCNETLDTKQKRQHFIGVLDIAGFEIFDFNGFEQLCINFTNEKLQQFFNHHMFVLEQEEYQREGIEWTFIDFGMDLQNCIDLIEKPMGILSILEEESMFPKATDQTFVEKLNNNHLGKSPPYLKPKPPKPGCQAAHFAIGHYAGNVGYNITGWLEKNKDPLNDTVVDQFKKGSNKLLVEIFADHPGQSGDAGAGGGGKGGRGKKGGGFATVSSAYREQLNNLMATLRSTQPHFVRCIIPNELKQAGLIDSHLVMHQLTCNGVLEGIRICRKGFPNRMVYPDFKLRYKILAPQAVAKESDPKKIAQIILETTDLDVESYRLGHTKVFFRAGVLGQMEELRDDRLSKIVSWLQSYIRGYLARKEFKRLQEQRIALQVVQRNLRKYLQLRTWPWWKLWQRVKPLLNVTRIEDEIAKLEEKAQKAQEAFEKEEKLRKEVEALNAKLLEEKQALLSNLEGEKGSLSEVQERANKLQAQKADLENQLRDTQDRLTQEEDARNQLFQGKKKLEQEISGLKKDVEDLELSVQKAEQDKATKDHQIRNLNDEIAHQDELINKLNKEKKLQGESTQKTSEELQAAEDKVNHLNKVKQKLEQTLDELEDSLEREKKLRGDVEKQRRKVEGDLKLTQEAVADLERNKKELEQTIQRKDKEISSLTAKLEDEQSLVSKLQKQIKELQGRIEELEEEVESERQARAKAEKQRADLARELEELGERLEEAGGATSAQIELNKKREAELSKLRRDLEEANIQHESTLASLRKKHNDAVAEMGEQLDQLNKLKAKAEKERSQYFSEVNDLRAGLDHLSNDKAAQEKIVKQLQHQLNEVQNKADEANRTLNDLDAAKKKLSIENSDLLRQLEEAESQVSQLSKIKVSLTTQLEDTKRLADEESRERATLLGKFRNLEHDLDNIREQVEEEAEGKADLQRQLSKANAEAQLWRSKYESEGVARSEELEEAKRKLQARLAEAEETIESLNQKVVALEKTKQRLATEVEDLQLEVDRATAIANAAEKKQKAFDKIIGEWKLKVDDLAAELDASQKECRNYSTELFRLKGAYEEGQEQLEAVRRENKNLADEVKDLLDQIGEGGRNIHEIEKARKRLEAEKDELQAALEEAEAALEQEENKVLRAQLELSQVRQEIDRRIQEKEEEFENTRKNHQRALDSMQASLEAEAKGKAEALRMKKKLEADINELEIALDHANKANAEAQKNIKRYQQQIKDLQTALEEEQRARDDAREQLGISERRANALQNELEESRTLLEQADRARRQAEQELGDAHEQLNDLSAQSASLSAAKRKLESELQTLHSDLDELLNEAKNSEEKAKKAMVDAARLADELRAEQDHAQTQEKLRKALEQQIKELQVRLDEAEANALKGGKKAIQKLEQRVRELETELDGEQRRHADAQKNLRKAERRIKELTFQAEEDRKNHERMQDLVDKLQQKIKTYKRQIEEAEEIAALNLAKFRKAQQELEEAEERADLAEQAISKFRGKGRAGSTARGVSPAPPRSRPAFDGFGTFPPRFDLAPEDF; encoded by the exons ATGCCGAAGCCAATTGTACAAGAGGGTGAGGACCCCGATCCGACCCCATACCTGTTCGTATCACTCGAACAGAAGCGCATCGACCAAAGCAAGCCCTACGATGGTAAGAAGGCTTGCTGGGTACCAGACGAGAAAGAGGGCTTCCTACAGGGAGAAATTAAAGCCACCAAGGGGGACCTGGTGACCGTCAACCTCCCTGGAGGCGAG ACGAAAGACTTCAAGAAGGACTTTGTTACTCAAGTGAACCCGCCTAAATACGAAAAATGTGAGGATATGTCCAACTTGACATACCTCAACGACGCTTCCGTTTTGTATAACTTGAAGCAGAGATATTACCATAAGCTCATTTAC ACATACTCGGGTCTCTTCTGTGTGGCTATCAACCCTTACAAGAGGTTCCCCGTGTACACGACACGATGTGCCAGGCTCTACCGAGGCAAGCGTCGCTCGGAAGTGCCTCCTCACATTTTCGCCATTTCCGACGGTGCTTACGTCAACATGTTAACCAACCACGAGAATCAATCTATGTTGATTAC CGGTGAGTCTGGTGCTGGTAAGACTGAGAACACGAAGAAGGTAATTGCGTACTTCGCGACCGTTGGTGCGTCGCAAAAGAAAGACGAGAAGCAGGAGAAGAAGGGCTCTCTTGAGGACCAAGTCGTACAAACTAACCCTGTACTTGAAGCCTTTGGTAACGCCAAGACCGTCCGTAACGACAACTCCTCCCGTttc GGTAAATTCATCCGTATCCACTTCGGACCATCAGGAAAACTGGCCGGAGCTGACATTGAAACTT ATCTGCTGGAGAAGGCTCGTGTAATCTCCCAACAGGCGCTGGAACGTTCTTACCACATCTTCTACCAGATGATGTCCGGCTCCGTCAATGGACTTAAGG ccATGTGTTTGCTGTCCGACAACGTAAATGATTATCACATCATTGCGCAAGGAAAAACTACAATTCCCAATGTTGATGATGGAGAGGAATGTTTACTGACCGAT CAAGCCTTCGACATCCTGGGTTTCACTCAAGAGGAGAAAGACAATGTATACAAGATCACAGCTGCTGTCATGCACATGGGTGGTATGAAGTTCAAACAGAGGGGTCGTGAGGAGCAAGCTGAGGCTGACGGCACTGAG GATGGTGAGAAGGTCGCTAAGTTGTTCGGTGTTGACTGCCCTGACCTATACAAGAACTTGTTGAAGCCCCGCATTAAGGTCGGAAACGAATTCGTGACCCAAGGTCGTAACAAGGACCAGGTTACCAACTCCATTGGTGCCCTCTGCAAGGGTGTGTTTGACAGGCTGTTCAAGTGGCTGGTCAAGAAGTGTAACGAGACTCTTGACACCAAGCAAAAGAGACAGCACTTCATTGGTGTGCTTGATATCGCCGGTTTCGAGATCTTCGAC TTCAATGGTTTTGAACAACTCTGCATTAATTTCACCAACGAGAAACTGCAGCAGTTCTTTAACCACCACATGTTCGTACTGGAACAAGAGGAGTACCAGCGCGAAGGCATCGAGTGGACTTTCATTGACTTTGGCATGGACCTTCAAAATTGCATTGACCTTATTGAAAAG CCCATGGGTATCCTCTCCATTCTTGAGGAAGAGTCTATGTTCCCGAAAGCCACCGATCAGACCTTCGTTGAGAAGTTGAACAACAACCACTTGGGTAAATCCCCACCTTACCTGAAGCCCAAGCCCCCCAAGCCCGGTTGCCAGGCAGCTCACTTCGCCATTGGTCACTACGCCGGTAAT GTCGGTTACAACATCACTGGATGGCTTGAGAAGAACAAGGACCCCTTGAACGACACTGTCGTTGACCAGTTTAAGAAGGGAAGCAACAAACTGTTGGTTGAGATCTTCGCTGACCACCCTGGTCAGTCCGGAGATGCCGGTGCTGGTGGTGGTGGCAAGG GCGGTCGCGGTAAGAAGGGTGGTGGTTTCGCAACTGTCTCATCTGCCTACagg GAACAACTTAACAATTTGATGGCGACACTGAGGTCAACTCAGCCTCACTTCGTACGTTGTATCATCCCCAACGAGCTGAAGCAGGCTG GTCTCATCGACTCCCACCTTGTGATGCACCAGCTGACATGTAACGGTGTGCTTGAGGGTATCCGTATCTGTCGTAAAGGTTTCCCCAACAGGATGGTCTACCCCGACTTCAAGCTCCG CTACAAGATCCTGGCCCCGCAAGCAGTTGCCAAGGAATCCGATCCTAAGAAAATCGCTCAAATTATCCTGGAAACGACTGACTTGGATGTCGAATCGTACCGTCTGGGTCACACCAAG GTATTCTTCCGCGCCGGAGTTCTGGGTCAGATGGAAGAGTTACGTGACGACAGATTGTCTAAGATTGTTTCTTGGCTACAATCCTACATCCGTGGTTACCTGGCACGTAAGGAATTCAAGAGGCTGCAGGAACAGAG AATCGCTCTCCAAGTTGTCCAGCGCAACTTGCGCAAATACCTGCAGCTCCGCACCTGGCCGTGGTGGAAGTTGTGGCAGAGGGTCAAGCCCCTCCTCAACGTCACCCGTATCGAGGACGAGATTGCG AAACTCGAGGAGAAGGCACAGAAGGCCCAGGAGGCTTTCGAGAAGGAAGAAAAGCTCCGCAAGGAGGTGGAGGCTCTCAACGCCAAGCTGTTGGAGGAGAAGCAGGCGCTTCTTTCCAACTTGGAAGGAGAGAAGGGCTCTCTCAGCGAAGTGCAGGAACGCGCTAACAAACTGCAGGCTCAAAAGGCCGACCTCGAGAACCAACTTAGG GACACACAAGACCGTCTTACACAAGAAGAGGATGCCCGCAATCAGCTCTTCCAGGGCAAGAAGAAGTTGGAACAGGAAATCTCTGGACTCAAGAAGGATGTTGAAGACCTCGAGCTTTCCGTCCAGAAGGCTGAACAAGACAAGGCGACCAAGGATCACCAAATTCGCAACTTGAACGATGAGATCGCCCACCAAGATGAGCTCATCAACAAGTTGAACAAAGAGAAGAAATTACAGGGTGAGAGCACCCAGAAGACATCTGAGGAGCTCCAAGCCGCCGAGGACAAGGTCAACCACCTTAACAAGGTTAAGCAAAAGTTGGAGCAGACCCTCGACGAGCTCGAAGATTCGTTGGAGCGTGAAAAGAAACTCCGTGGTGACGTCGAGAAGCAGAGGAGGAAGGTTGAGGGTGACCTCAAGCTTACTCAGGAGGCCGTCGCTGACTTGGAGCGCAACAAGAAAGAACTCGAACAAACCATCCAACGCAAGGACAAGGAGATCTCTTCCCTCACTGCCAAGCTCGAAGACGAACAGTCTCTGGTCAGCAAACTCCAGAAACAGATCAAGGAACTACAGGGCCGCATCGAAGAACTCGAAGAGGAAGTGGAGTCGGAGAGACAAGCACGTGCTAAGGCCGAGAAGCAACGCGCCGACCTCGCACGCGAGCTTGAGGAGCTCGGTGAGCGTCTGGAGGAGGCCGGTGGTGCCACCTCTGCTCAAATCGAGCTCAACAAGAAGCGTGAGGCTGAACTTAGCAAGCTGCGTCGTGACTTGGAGGAAGCTAACATCCAACACGAGTCCACCCTCGCTAGCTTGCGCAAGAAGCACAACGATGCCGTAGCCGAGATGGGCGAGCAGCTTGACCAGCTCAACAAGCTCAAGGCTAA GGCTGAGAAAGAGCGCTCTCAATACTTTAGCGAAGTCAATGACCTTCGTGCCGGTCTCGACCATTTGTCCAACGATAAG GCTGCACAAGAAAAGATCGTCAAGCAACTCCAACACCAACTCAATGAGGTACAGAACAAGGCTGATGAAGCTAACCGTACCCTCAACGACTTGGACGCTGCCAAGAAGAAGCTCTCCATCGAAAACTCTGACCTGCTCCGCCAACTCGAAGAAGCCGAGTCCCAAGTCTCACAGCTTTCCAAGATCAAGGTGTCTCTCACCACACAGCTTGAGGACACCAAGAGGCTTGCTGACGAAGAGTCCAGG GAACGCGCTACACTTCTCGGCAAGTTCCGCAACTTGGAGCACGATTTGGACAACATCCGCGAGCAAGTTGAAGAGGAAGCCGAGGGCAAGGCTGATTTGCAACGCCAATTGTCCAAGGCTAACGCTGAGGCCCAATTATGGCGCTCCAAGTACGAATCCGAGGGAGTCGCCCGCTCCGAGGAGCTCGAGGAAGCCAAGCGCAAGCTCCAGGCTCGCCTCGCAGAAGCCGAGGAGACCATTGAATCACTCAACCAGAAGGTTGTTGCTCTTGAAAAGACGAAGCAGCGCCTTGCTACTGAAGTTGAGGACTTACAGCTCGAGGTCGACAGAGCCACTGCCATCGCCAACGCTGCTGAGAAGAAACAGAAGGCGTTCGACAAGATCATTGGTGAATGGAAACTCAAGGTTGATGACCTGGCGGCTGAACTTGATGCCAGCCAAAAGGAATGCCGTAACTACTCTACTGAACTGTTCCGCCTTAAGGGTGCCTACGAAGAAGGTCAAGAACAACTCGAAGCCGTACGTCGCGAAAACAAGAACCTCGCTGATGAAGTCAAGGACTTACTTGACCAAATCGGTGAAGGAGGCCGCAACATTCACGAAATTGAAAAGGCCAGGAAGCGTCTTGAAGCCGAGAAGGATGAACTCCAGGCGGCTCTTGAAGAGGCTGAAGCTGCTCTTGAACAAGAAGAAAACAAGGTTCTGCGCGCCCAACTGGAGTTGTCACAGGTCAGACAAGAGATCGACAGGAGGATCCAAGAGAAGGAGGAGGAATTCGAAAACACCCGCAAGAACCACCAGCGTGCACTCGACTCTATGCAAGCCTCCCTCGAAGCCGAAGCCAAGGGCAAGGCTGAGGCGCTGCGCATGAAGAAGAAGCTTGAGGCCGACATTAACGAACTTGAGATCGCTCTCGACCACGCTAACAAGGCCAACGCTGAGGCACAGAAGAACATCAAACGCTACCAGCAACAGATTAAGGATCTCCAGACCGCTCTTGAAGAGGAACAGCGTGCCCGTGATGATGCCCGTGAACAGCTCGGAATCTCTGAACGTCGTGCTAACGCCCTCCAGAATGAACTTGAGGAATCTCGTACCCTCCTAGAACAAGCTGACCGTGCCCGCCGTCAAGCTGAACAAGAACTGGGTGACGCTCACGAACAGCTCAATGATCTGTCCGCCCAGAGTGCATCACTCTCTGCCGCCAAGAGGAAACTCGAGTCTGAATTACAGACCCTTCACTCTGACCTTGACGAACTCCTTAACGAGGCCAAGAACTCAGAAGAGAAGGCAAAGAAGGCAATGGTTGACGCTGCCAGACTTGCTGACGAGCTCCGCGCTGAACAGGATCATGCTCAAACACAGGAGAAACTCCGCAAGGCCCTTGAACAACAAATCAAGGAACTGCAAGTGAGACTCGACGAAGCTGAAGCTAACGCTCTTAAGGGCGGTAAGAAAGCTATCCAGAAACTTGAACAGAGAGTACGAGAACTCGAAACTGAGCTGGATGGTGAACAGAGGAGGCATGCTGATGCACAGAAGAACCTCCGTAAGGCCGAAAGACGCATCAAGGAGTTGACGTTCCAGGCTGAAGAGGACCGCAAGAACCACGAACGTATGCAAGACCTTGTTGACAAACTTCAACAGAAGATCAAGACCTACAAGAGGCAGATCGAGGAAGCCGAAGAAATCGCTGCTCTTAACTTGGCCAAGTTCCGCAAAGCGCAGCAGGAGTTGGAAGAAGCCGAGGAAAGGGCCGACCTCGCCGAGCAAGCCATCAGCAAATTCCGTGGCAAGGGACGTGCGGGATCCACTGCGAGAGGAGTCAGTCCGGCG CCCCCACGTTCGCGCCCCGCGTTTGACGGTTTCGGCACCTTCCCACCAAGGTTCGACCTAGCGCCCGAAGATTTCTAA